The following proteins come from a genomic window of Mustela lutreola isolate mMusLut2 chromosome 6, mMusLut2.pri, whole genome shotgun sequence:
- the VGLL2 gene encoding transcription cofactor vestigial-like protein 2 → MSCLDVMYQVYGPPQPYFAAAYTPYHQKLAYYSKMQEAQECTASPSNSTGSGSSSFSSQTPASIKEEEGSPEKERPPEAEYINSRCVLFTYFQGDISSVVDEHFSRALSQPSSYSPSCTSSKAPRSSGPWRDGSFPMSQRSFPASFWNSAYQAPVPAPLGSPLAAAHSELPFAAADPYSPAALHSHLHQGAAEPWHHAHPHHAHPHPHHPYALGSALSAQAAAYPRPAAVHEVYAPHFDPRYGPLLMPAASGRPARLAPAPAPAPGSPPCELSAKGEPTGAAWAAPGGPFASPAGDVAQGLGLSVDSARRYSLCGTSLLS, encoded by the exons ATGAGCTGTCTGGATGTTATGTACCAAGTCTACGGTCCTCCCCAGCCTTACTTTGCAGCCGCCTACACCCCCTACCACCAG AAACTAGCCTATTACTCCAAAATGCAGGAAGCCCAAGAGTGCACCGCCAGCCCCAGCAACAGCACGGGCAGTGGCAGCTCCTCCTTTTCCAGCCAAACTCCAGCCAGTATCAAAGAGGAAGAAGGCAGCCCAGAGAAAGAGCGCCCACCTGAGGCCGAGTACATCAACTCCCGCTGcgtcctcttcacctatttccaGGGGGACATCAGCTCTGTGGTGGACGAGCACTTCAGTAGGGCCCTGAGCCAGCCTAGCAGCTATTCCCCGAGCTGTACAAGCAGCAAAGCACCCAGGAGCTCCGGGCCCTGGCGGG ACGGCTCCTTCCCGATGAGCCAGCGCAGCTTCCCCGCCTCCTTCTGGAACAGCGCGTATCAGGCACCGGTGCCCGCGCCGCTGGGCAGCCCGCTGGCCGCCGCGCACTCGGAGCTGCCGTTCGCCGCCGCAGACCCCTACTCACCGGCCGCGCTGCACAGTCATCTGCACCAGGGTGCGGCCGAGCCCTGGCACCACGCGCATCCACACCACGCGCACCCGCACCCGCACCACCCGTACGCGCTGGGCAGCGCTCTCAGCGCCCAGGCTGCCGCCTACCCGCGGCCCGCCGCGGTGCACGAGGTCTACGCGCCTCACTTCGACCCGCGCTACGGGCCGCTGCTGATGCCCGCAGCCTCAGGGCGCCCGGCCCGCCTCGCGCCCGCCCCGGCGCCGGCGCCCGGCAGCCCGCCCTGCGAGCTCTCCGCCAAGGGCGAGCCGACCGGCGCCGCGTGGGCCGCGCCCGGAGGACCTTTCGCCAGCCCCGCGGGGGACGTGGCCCAGGGTCTGGGACTCAGCGTGGACTCAG CTCGTCGTTATTCCCTCTGTGGCACATCCCTCCTGAGCTGA